The proteins below are encoded in one region of Sporosarcina sp. FSL K6-1508:
- a CDS encoding 2-hydroxyacid dehydrogenase, which produces MKPRIFITRKLTEEAVAPLHEKFDVRMWDEESVAVPRAVLLKEVAEADALWSVLADSINREVFEAGTKLKIVANMAVGYNNIDLEAAKEYDVIVTNTPGVLTETTADLAFALLLATARKLISAENEIRKGNWTSWAPMRFTGMDVGGATLGIIGMGRIGEAVARRAKGFDMQVLYHNRNRKPDAEAEYGLEFRDLDTLLKEANFVIILAPFTPETAGMIGARELDLMKNTGVLINVARGGIVDEAALYAALKNGTIWAAGLDVFEKEPVPFDHPLLTLPNVTVLPHIGSASIKTRLAMMNLNAQAITDVLEGRQPKGIVQ; this is translated from the coding sequence GTGAAGCCAAGAATTTTCATTACAAGAAAGCTGACAGAAGAGGCGGTTGCGCCGCTTCATGAAAAATTTGATGTACGGATGTGGGACGAAGAAAGTGTAGCGGTTCCGCGCGCTGTTTTATTGAAAGAAGTGGCAGAAGCGGATGCACTATGGTCGGTTTTGGCGGATAGCATCAATCGCGAGGTTTTTGAAGCGGGTACGAAGCTTAAAATCGTTGCCAATATGGCCGTTGGTTATAATAATATTGACTTGGAAGCGGCAAAGGAATATGACGTCATCGTAACAAATACACCGGGTGTGTTGACTGAAACAACTGCAGATCTTGCTTTTGCGCTCCTGCTAGCGACGGCACGTAAATTAATCTCTGCAGAAAATGAAATTAGAAAAGGCAATTGGACTTCATGGGCGCCGATGAGATTTACGGGCATGGATGTTGGAGGAGCGACACTTGGCATCATTGGCATGGGAAGAATCGGTGAAGCGGTGGCGCGCCGGGCAAAAGGCTTTGATATGCAAGTTCTTTATCATAATCGCAACCGCAAGCCGGATGCAGAAGCTGAGTACGGACTTGAATTCAGAGATTTGGATACACTGCTGAAAGAGGCGAATTTTGTTATCATTCTAGCACCATTTACACCAGAAACCGCGGGGATGATTGGTGCACGGGAACTTGACCTTATGAAAAATACGGGGGTTCTTATTAATGTCGCTCGTGGGGGAATTGTTGACGAAGCTGCTCTTTATGCTGCATTGAAGAACGGTACGATTTGGGCGGCGGGGCTCGACGTGTTTGAAAAAGAACCAGTTCCATTCGATCATCCGCTTCTTACATTGCCGAACGTAACAGTCCTTCCGCATATCGGCAGTGCCAGCATTAAGACACGCCTTGCGATGATGAACTTGAACGCACAGGCAATTACGGATGTACTTGAAGGCCGCCAGCCAAAAGGTATCGTTCAGTAA